TAACTCATGAGTACCCCACAGAGCTCAGGCAAGAATGGATATTTAATTTAACAACACTGACTTCATTCAGAAATCTGGTTGTAACGAGAATTTGAACAAAAATTACATTGAGCAAATGCAGTATTACCAAGAAACGAGTAAAGAAGAATAAATCAAAAGAATAAGACATTTTCTTTGCCCACACTCTCTCACCATCAGGAAGCTGCAGTGGATGTATATAACATTAGATGCAAATTTTATGGTTCATTGTTTAACATCTTGCCAACttgaaaaacacagatttatcgctgatggttttatttgctAAATGGAGAGAGTTTTTGACAAATAGTCTCTCCCTTATCAATATTCAGAAGACCCAAATTCTTCTTGCCTTGTACCTACTTTTTCCATACAGGTTCCATACAGTTTCCATACTGCTCTCAGTGCAAATACAGCAGCCTGGTTACACTCTCCATAATGCAGCAATCATCACAGCTTCACATTTAACAACATCCAATTAACACGGGTCTTAAAGAATTCCTATAGGGCAATGCCAGGCTGAGTACCATTTTAATCATTTTGGCACTGACTTCTGTTTGGATTCTGCTTTTGTCAAGAACAGTTTGAGCACTTCAAGCAACTGCTTAAATGACCTGCAAACTAAATGgtctttaatgttttttttcatCCTTATAACTGGAGAAGCCTGTAACTGTGGCCTTAAAACATCTACTACTTGGCCTTTTGGTAATCTAAAACAATATTTGCCTGATTTAAACTCCAAACTTTTGATTCCCAGAAACACATCCAGAACTCACGCAACTGCAAATCAGATTCATATTCAGGTGGTGGTATGAGATTTCTTCCATTAAATAAGACTTCTAATACTCATTACTTTTTCCATGATCAAACTAAAGTCCTTAAAACCATGCAGAAAATCTCCAGGTCACAGTGCTGTACAGCAGGTCAGACTAAGAGACCCAGAAGCTGAGCTCACCCAGAGGAGTCAACTATGAGGTGGAAATTGTTTCTCATTAACTGGGAGCCCAGCCCATAGGACTTCCAGGGATCTTCCAAACCCTCCTCATGAGAGCACTGCTGAAGACTTTTCCTGCTCTGGCCTGGAGCACTAAACATAAACAAGACTGGGAGGTATTCATGGTAGAGGAACAAACTCTTGTGGGAACCTGTCCTGGTAGATGAGCATAGGTCATTGCCATGGGTCATGTTTTTGCAATCCCCCATCCTTTCTTCAGCTACAGTCTGGCTGATGGGAAGAGTGAAGGAGTGCTTTTGCCTCATGCACACACAGCCTCCGCTGCAGGGGAGGACAGAAGAAGTTCTTCTCATTCaccattttcttccagtttacTCAACTGTTCCTGTTCCCCAACCAAAGTGTTAACCACCCACTGGGAAAATACGCAACCCTGGACAAACCAAACGCCGAACATTAGTGTTGTCATGGTGCACAGTCACGATAGTGCTGTAATcccaaaataaagcaagagcCAACAAGCAAAATGAACTGTGTGAATCAGCGCAAGTGATCACAGCAGGCAAACTGCATTGCCACCTGCATTGAGCTTGTGACTGTaaatagagtcatagaatggcttgggttggaaaggaccttaaagtcATCTAGGAAGATGATGTCAGTCACCAACACTGTAACCCTGTCACAGAaagccaccaaatttgtcaggcacgaTTTGCCCTTTGTGAAGTCATGTTGGCTGTCATCAGTCACCTCcttgttttccatgtgccttgTAATAACTTGTAATAAAGTTGTAGTAGATTCAATGTACACAAGCACTACAATCCCTTGCCTCAGACAAAGGTCTGAACATGTTGTGCCTCCTGAACACTGTACATTTACTAGTAATACCCCAGATACATTAATTCACAGACTACAACTCAGTGTGAAGATCAGTCCCTGTGCACTGGCTTACGCAGCAGCCCTCTGCTCTCTGGACACATACACCAGTCCCATGTACCACACTGTACTCCAAAGCAGGCTGGAGATGAACTGTTAGGAGAtgtttaatttctctgaagtCCTTTACCTGGTGAATGCAGCTTTtagtttctttctgtgaaataaacaTAAGCAGGTGGCTACTTCCTAAGATGTATTTGTTAAATAAAGATATTCAATAAATCTATCCAAAAGCCATTTCAGTGCAATGGCACTTTAAAACCTGCACTTTACACTCCATAGCTGGCCTCGAGCAGTGAAGGGAAACTGAGTTGCGCCAGCTTCCTTTCTAAGCATGCGAGCACCTCCAGCACATACTATTTTACATTACAACTTGCATGATTTTTGCATATGCAACACTGATGTTTTCCCCATTCTCTTCCAGGAAAGGATTCTTGTAATTCAACtaacaggaaaaaggaataaaaatgaacagaacttgttaatttaaaacttcaagCCAAGATAGTTTGGAAATCAATTTGCAGTCATGTTCCCTGGTCCATTAAGTTCACAAATGTTATTCATTCGGAACAAAGCAGTAATACAGTTTACGTACACAAAAAGAGTGAGAGCAGGCATGAGTCTGGGGTTTCTCTCACTCTTCTTTGTTAATGTTTGTTACATGTCAGATTAGTAATTAATTCTTGAAATATCGATTTTATATGGTTGAGCAATGGACAGAGCAAGTAAATAAAGGGTAGGTGTGTCTTATAAACTTGGCAATGGAAAGTGGAAGTGTGTAGTCACCACAGATGGGGAATGAGAACGAAAAATAGCAACACAACAGATTAGGAAATTATATTATTGCACAAAACAAGAATTTTTTTGACGAGCATCCAGGACCCCTACATAGTAAGTCAGAGCTTAAAGGCCAGCAATATTCCGTGGATGTATGTCTATCACAGGGATCTCTAAGCGCCGTGCCTTAGAACTTGGGAAACCTATATGGAGCTTCCTACAGTTGGGTACGGAATGACCTGAGAATTTGCGGGAAAGCCTAATTCAAAAGCATGAGAAGTCAAATAGAGGCATAACACTTTGCTTAATGTAAAGTGAAGAACTCCACACTCACAGCAAAGCCAGGGTTTCCCATCCCATGtaaacagcagaaggaaattaaagctGGCACCTCTCTTTGGGGTTAATTCAACTGCAGTTACACtaccaaaataaacacataagCCAGACTCAACTAACTTGCCAGCACTGCTCACAGACAGAGCAAATAGGAtggatcccagactggtttggcttggaagggaccttagagctcatccagttccaaccccctgccacgggcagggacaccttccactggagcaggttgctccaagcccctgtgtccaacctggccttgaacactgccagggatggggcagccacagcttctctgggcaccctgtgccagcgcctcagcaccctcacagggaacagcttctgcctatTACCTAAactaaatctctcctctttcagtctaaagccattcccccttgtcctgtcactacctgcccttgtcaaaagcccctctccacatttcttgtCGGCCCTTCAggccctggaagctgctctaaagttTCCCTGgggccttctcttctcgaggctgaacaaccccagctctttcagcctgtctccataggaggGTTTATATTCCCAACAGAGAATTTCACAGAGTTCAGAGCAGCATAATTCAATTTTACATAACTGGAGCTATATTTAGGAAAGATGCTGTTTCCACTTACCCTCAAGGAGAAGCAGTGTTAACAAGACATGGAAAACCTCTGCAAGCCTTAGCTGCTTCTGgttgattttaaaaacatagctCTTCTGGTCTCCTGCAGTCCTCATTCACCAGGTGAAGTTCCTCAGCCCCTTGCTCACCTCTTTCAGCACTTAAGCAAACATTAGTAAATAATGCCCCAGAGAAAGTGGCAAGTGCCAAATTTTCTCCCTGAAAGAGAGCCCCAGACAAGCATCCCGAGTAAAATAAAGCCCCAATAGACAAAGTCCAAAGAACAGCCCCAGCACATTTTGTGTAAGTTTCAGTAATTCAACTAGAGACAGTCCTGCTGCTGACTGACTCAGGATTCCCCCCGGCACGCCCCACTGCATCAGATATTCCTCCAGCCTTTTTACCTTCCCCAGAGCACACCTCTCAAGCTAAGAGTGAATACCTGGAATCACTGCATGGAACAGGATAGATGAAGGAAAGCCTTTGGCCTCTTGGGATTTACAGGTCAATACTAAACACTTTCATTTCCACTTCAGAagcctgcaggcagccaggacCTAGTATATAGGAGTAGCACGGTTTGTTAGCAGCTGGGCACTCATTTACCCAGCCACTGCTGACCCACACAGGTGATTTATATTCCAAATAGATTGATGCGGTCACCACAAATACATTAACTCAGAGGAGACACAGGCAGGAATTAAGtggtaaagaaaaacaagattgggttaattaaaatcaaagagCTAAATTTTGGAACCCTATATGTAAAACAGgagcaaaccagaaaaaacaaaaatcagtattGCATTTTTAGGTATAAACTATTGCAGAGAAAGATGGATTGCCATCCTTCTAGATTTTAACCTGCAGAATAGAACATGAGTTGATAGAAGCAGTTGTTCTGCATGCTTGGGCATCCTTTTTGTGGGAAATAACCCTCCCTCCAAAGAGAGGTGGACTTTgagatttatttgcaaaatggTTGTAAAGCTCTGGAAATCCTGAACTAAAAGGTACTAAAGGAACCCACCACTAGATATCACCATTTGACTACTTACTAGATAGCAGAAAAACTGTTAACGTGGATCTGCCATGTAAAAATCCCTATTACCCAGGTGGATTGAATTCTATAGGGGCTTATTTCCCATGACAGAGCAGGCTGTCCTAACTGTAGGTTTTCCTTAATCGGGTAGATTTAACTGAAGAGCCCAGTTTAGTACAGTGTCCTCATCCCATTACCTGGCAAATAGTTCTCCATGAGGATATGAGATGGGAACTGGATACGAAAGCAAGAATTGCCTGCCAGCATTTCTCCCTTGATTTCAGACTTTCTGGCATGCGGATGAAAAGAACCACCAGCCAGCATCTGGCCTTCTGTGTCTGACctgtaaaacacagcactgcgtTCATCTGTAACAGAATACACCTGCTGTCCTCCAGCAGGCCAGAAGAGCATGCCTTGGAAGTCGTTTTCCCTATGTAAGTTGAGTTCGCTGAGCCATTTTTCCTGCTCAATGGGCACAGTTCCAGTGCAGCTGATGGAGTTCTACTCAAAGTCACAATGGGACTCAGtacttttcaaatataaataaatccaaAGCATGTCACAGATTGAAACATGTCAATCTAAATAAAACTGACATAAAAATAGTATCTAAGTATGtaataaatgtatttgtctTATATTTCCAGAAATTACCAGATTTGCTCCTAAAATGTATTCTGCAGCAACATACATGATACTTTTCCATGGGCaaaactgcagagcagcaatAACAAAATAAGGTCTGTGGTGCTTTACATTAGCATTTATCTACATCCTCATTTGCACTGCTAAAATGTGTATTATTGTGCCACGCAGCTACACCAAGTActaaaaaatcattttccctttccctcctccaaaCTGTTCATTAAAATTCTAAAAACTAAGTCATCTTATGTTTTTCTATTAgaaaaactaaaccagaaagCATGTCAGTAATAATGTATTATCCTTACAGGTGCTGGACACATCCTTGCTTCATCCACATCCATAATACGGCTGGTGTTGGTACAGCTGCTATCATGAACTCTGTAACATGCTCCTCACCTCCATCGGGTTGTAATGCATACTACAGTTATGAGAACAGCCTGTGTCTGTAACCTTTACTATAATGCTGCTTGTggtgttgtgttttctttttgttctagCTAAAATTGTCCACATATTTgataaaactaattaaaaactGGGCTCTGAACCCCATCCTGAAATAGTACGGGATTGACACAGATTCACAGCAACTGTGGGTTCTGCCACACACAGACTATTCATTCCCATTCTTCCACTGTGCCTTTATTTACAGGTGATGGGAGAAGCAGGGACACCAGCAGCATCTATGAACATCAGTGTTGAATGTTGGCTTCAGTACCTAGGGCCAGGACTCAGAGGTGAGCAGGAGAGAACAGGTCTCCTCTCATGCGTTTCTCAGGGctgggaaggacagaaaaatgaCCACAGTCTAAACCTCAGCTGTAACTCTGACTTCCACAATTCCTGAGGAAGAACCCTGTGCAATTAACTTCTTTCAAGACTTCAGTTTGAACTATAAATATATCCCAGGGGAAATCAAAGGCAAGGGCAAGGCAGCACAAATGCCACAGAGCACTTTTTTTCCATGGTTAACTGCAAACCCTTTGCCTACTGATGCCCTCtggaatatttttcctctcaccCTCAGTTAAGTTATTCTCTGTATCTCTACTAAAAGGAAGACTTCAGTGTGCTGCCCACTCCAAACTCCTCCAGAATTCAGTGCAGTCCTTCAGCCTCTTCCAAAGGACCCCTGACTTGGTTTTGAATGCTGAGATGGAATCAGGGCAATGCACAGTAAAAGCAAACTATCCTTTCTTATTGCCCTCTTAGAAAAGTATTATTCACTTTTTGAGTCTCACTTACGCTCCTTACACCGCTGAGGCCAATGGGAATTTCTGATCCGGCAAGGATGGTCACTTCAGTCTTGGACACATATGAGCCTGATTTAActattttatttgctacatgCTCGGCAGGAGTTGGTTTTGCCTGTCTGTTGCAGTCATCTTACCTTGCTGAGGGTGCAGGTGCTTCAtttccaaggaaataaaagcagagtcCATTTACTAAAAACACAAGTAGAACATAAACCAATGGTATACTGACAGAAAGCTGCGCAGGTTTCATCAGAGAGGTAaggatttatttaaaagaaaaccattttttaaagaaaattaaccaCTTTTACAATCTTGATCAACTATCACCCAGATTTTCATTGTAACATACTCCACCTACACAGTACAAATGTACATTTGCAATAATATTAGTGTCTTCATTCATGTATTGTGTCAATGTATTTCCCATGTATGATACACACAAAATAATCCCCGAGTCCTGCACACCTCCATCTGCTGACAAGATTTTCAAAccaaggaaacatttttcactgtgatCAAGCTTTGCAGGAGCAAAATTTGAACCCCAATAGTTCAAACTTGGGCTTCAACTACGTAGTCCAGTCCAGCAAAGACAACCTGACTCTTTCACCATCTGGTTGGGTGGATCAGTCTCTTAGAGGAAAGTTTTACCAGCCATGTCtcgatttattttttttcttgcaggaGGAAATCCGATGGTCCGTGACTACTCATACAGACTCTTAGGAGGACATATATAATATGAAAATATGGTTGACTAGTATTttagagagaaattaatttcaaattctatattaggaaaaaggaaaacagtgacCTTTACTTCCTCTGCTAACAAAGTAGAAAAGCCTTAatatattaatttgaaaagtCTGTAGTgtgtaaatgttttcatttcccaaCCTAATCCTTACAGTGAAACATTCGTATCCAAACCATATTCACCTCCTCTCCAGCTAAGTCGGTCAGTCACGATGTAAACTGTATCCTGCAGCTCTTTCTCGTGCAAGCTGGGTTTGAGATTTGTAAGTTTGGAGTACTCAATTCAGAGCTATTTCTATTGGTAGTGTTGCACAAACTAAACAAAGCTAAAGAGTGCAAGAGCACTTCTCTGGCTTTTGATGTTTCGATATTCTGCTCCTGTGACAGCTGAAAGCTTATCTGAGTCAGGTTATTCCTTATCCAGCCGCAGGTGAGGAGGTTTGTTACAGAACCACATCTGGTCAGGTTTTCTTCAAAAACCTGTTTATAGAGCTCTGCCACTTTTGTTTCCATGTACCTGTTGAGCATGGAGTTTGAAAGGGGCTCCTTATAGAGCACAATACTCCTTTCCCCAGCTTCATCTCCAGACAGAGACTTCACACTTGGTTTTTCGGGATGCTCACACAGAGGGGACTGACCTAGGGGGATATCTGCCGACAGTAAAACAGGGCCATCGGGAAGTTCATCCCACACATGGTCCAAAACACAACCTGAATCACACGCATGGTCACCCACGCGGTCTCCCCCAATATGCAGGTCAGGGTAGTTTTGGTAAATGCTGTTGCACAACCGGGACCTGTACAAATCCACCTGATCAGTGTTCTCTTCTCTTCTGGGGATATGTAAAGCCGGTGACACAGTTCCTTTAACAAGcactttctgttcttctgcaggTTCCTTTTCTACGGATCTCCGCTGAGGACTGCTCCTGTGTTCCATTTGGATACTTCCAGCAGAGATCTCATCCTGCTTCTCATGTCCATCAGCAAAGCCTCTGATTTTTGGGTTGTCTACAAGTTTCTGCCTCCAGATTCCCTCTTTATCCTTTTTGGATGCATGAGATTTGCGAGGCTTATCTTGCTGACAGCTTTCTTTATATATGAGTCTAGCTAAGATGCCTTCCGCCAACATGACGACAAGTGAGTAACAGCCTGATCAGCAGAGTTCCATGTAGTCCTGTGAGTGACAGACAGGCAGAGTACCTCAACCTTATCCGGACAAacaggaataataataaaaaattcacAATGAGCTTTTCATAAAGACTGcgatttttttctctctccaaaatatttatttttagcaaactGCATGCTTTTCTATAATTTTAACCTCTATACCATGACAACAAGTGTCATTCAGTAGGTATAGGAAGGGCATTAACTGGGTTCTTCATCTGTAATATGACTTCTGTTCCTAGCAACCTCTCTGCATTGTGGCTAGTTGATCACACCTAAGAGCTgtaaaaatcaacaaaattattttacttgtgTATATCACTGCCATCAGTTACAAATCATTTTCCACTAAAAGacttgttggagcaagtccagaggagggccatgaggatgataagggggctggagcatctctcatatgaagacaggctgagaaagctggggttgttcagcctgaagaagagaagctgtgtggagacctcagagcagcttccagtatctgaagggggcctataaggatgctggggagggactcttccttagggactgtagtggtaggacaaggggcaatggcttcaaacttaaacaggggaagtttagattcgatataaggaagaagttctttactgtgagggtggtgaagcactggaatgggttgcccaaggaagttgtgaatgctccatccctggcagtgttccaggccaggtaGGATGtagtcttgggtgacatggtttagtgtgaggtgtccctgcccatggcagggggattggaactaaatgatcttaaggtcctttccaacccaaaccattctatgattctatgataacaaGTTCCAATAGCTGAAGTAGTGACataggaaggaaataaagatcAAAGTCAGGCTTAGAGGTTGATTCTGAATTGGCCTGAGGCCTACTGTGTTGCCAAGGACCTTCAAAAGATGTTGATAGTTCAAATACAATAAAACTGCATCCAACATGTTTTTAGAGTTCCTcttaatgaagattttaaaagagaaatatttatttgtcttCCCCGATGGTGATGAGTAGTCTGCTTGTGTATCTATAGGCTCCACAGTTTTACTAAATGCACATGAATAATTAAAAGCTGGCCAATATGTCTCAAAATAATCTACCGTATTTAACAATTCTTTACCATTCCTTTTCAATTCACCTACTGTTAAAATCAGTGGGAATCTTTCCACTTAGTGCCAAGTCTGACCTAAACTCACTAAGGAAAAGATCCTCAGCTCTCCTCTTACGGAGGTATGGGAAGATGAACACAAGAAAATCCATCTGTTCGTCAAATGCCTTTTTAATCTCTGCGTAATTCAAGTACCTTTACATGCCTCTAGTGTGTTAATGGTTTGAAAtagggggaagagggaagggatgaggCAGCTTTACTGCAGAGTACGTAGCAAATCTCACACAGGACATGACACACTGGCATGCTGCCGAGAATACACCCAAACTCTACTTGCATCATGGACAACTAAGGCTCAATACTTTTCACAAGGCTGGCAATTTCCATTGGTAGTGATGCCGTGCATGTCACTATTTAGCCCTCCACACCAATGAAACCACTGAAGATTTAGTATATTTGATATATAACCAGAAAGATCCTCCTCACTTTACTCATTTGCTTCTATCAGCCACCAAACTTGATCCATTGAgtcatttttttaatcccaaTACTCCTTCCAGAAAGCTGTTCTACAACTCTAGTTACTAGAGAgatggaatttttttatttccctcctgtTAGCACATTACAAccatttgctttttgatttttcaggGTTCTGTTTTGGCTGGAAAGGTGCCGTTCCCTCCCTGAAGCTGAAGGTAACACCGCAATTGCGATATGCCTGCAAGTGAGGCAGTACACTATGCCTTCTCCTGGTTACATTAGCACAACCATTTACTTTATCTACAGGATCATTTACATATGCTCCATGTGCCTCTGAAAAACTGGGACCTAGGTACCCAGATCCTTATGTGTTAAAAAATgttgctgtatttctttgaaaatggtCATAGTGTTAACGTAGAGCTAAAATACGGATATCCTAGCAAAACTGCTCTCTTTAAGTAAAGCAAATGGTG
Above is a genomic segment from Strigops habroptila isolate Jane chromosome 9, bStrHab1.2.pri, whole genome shotgun sequence containing:
- the LOC115612831 gene encoding protein CXorf21 homolog, producing MLAEGILARLIYKESCQQDKPRKSHASKKDKEGIWRQKLVDNPKIRGFADGHEKQDEISAGSIQMEHRSSPQRRSVEKEPAEEQKVLVKGTVSPALHIPRREENTDQVDLYRSRLCNSIYQNYPDLHIGGDRVGDHACDSGCVLDHVWDELPDGPVLLSADIPLGQSPLCEHPEKPSVKSLSGDEAGERSIVLYKEPLSNSMLNRYMETKVAELYKQVFEENLTRCGSVTNLLTCGWIRNNLTQISFQLSQEQNIETSKAREVLLHSLALFSLCNTTNRNSSELSTPNLQISNPACTRKSCRIQFTS